The following nucleotide sequence is from Penaeus vannamei isolate JL-2024 chromosome 10, ASM4276789v1, whole genome shotgun sequence.
tcagatcgtttatcaactttctctctctctctctcttctcagatcgtttatcaactttctctctctctctcttctcagatcGTTTATCAATCACTCCAGTTCATCTGTTGCcaaagagaacaatatcgtctccaaatcttaggttgtttaaaAGTTCGCACCGTACTTTCATGACCTTTCTAGTTAATGGAATAATTCTTTGAGGCAAATTGTAAACAGTTTTGGCGAGATGGCGGCGTCTTGTCCAGCACCTTTTTAATGggtgttttctctgtttctttatggAGCTTGATGGCTGCTGTCTCCTGTGCATCtgtatcttccaatattttacagtaGACTTCCTCTGTTCCTTgtcttcgaatatatatatatgtatatatatatatatatatatatatatatatatatatatatatatatatatatatgtatgtatgtatgtatgtatacacacacacacacacacacacacacacacacacacacacacacacacacacacacacacacacacacacacacacacacacacacatatatatatatatatatatatatatatatatatatatatatatatgtatgtatatatatatatatatatatatatatatatatatatatatatatatatatatatatatatatatatatatatatatatatatgtatatatatatatatatatatatatatatatatatatatatatatatatatatatatttatttatccacatatatatacatatatatatatatatatatatatatatatatatatatatatatatatatatatatatatatatatatatatatatatatatatatatatatatatatatatatatacatatatatatatatatacatacatacatatatatatatatatatatatatatatatatatatatatatatatatatatgtatatacatatatatatatatatatatatttatatatttatatatagttatatatatagttatatttttatatgtaggtgtgtgtgtgtgtgtgtgtgtgtatgtatgtatgcatataaagagagagagagagataaagagatagatgtagatagatagttatacatatatttacagacacacacacacacagatagagagagagaaatagaaagagagagagagaataacagccagaaaaaaaacagacatacatacaaacagacagaagaaacagaccaacacactaaaaaacaaaaaaacaaacaagtccagcaatgaaaataaataccaTAGGTCGCTcacaagatttttcttttttctttttcaccagAGCTCAGGTTCTCCGAGTGAACCCCCAAACAGCTGACCAGGTTCACTACCTCCAGGGTCTTCTGAAGACTGACCTGTATGACTTCTGGACTGAACCCCATGGCACTGGTACGTTTAAGTGATCTAGAGCCGGTTTGTTAAGTTTCGCCTATCCGGACATGCGTGTAAAATttaatgcatatctgtgtgtctgataaatatgtatttgtcttctatcttctatccggttgatatacatgtctagactgatagatagacatttatctatctgcagTCTGGTAGATATGCATCTCGActgatatatgtgttttatacatATTACTTATTCATAATCGACtttgttactatttctattcatctattcttttttttcttttataattctatttctctatttcttttttctatcttttttaaaagtctatttctctattccttttttctgttttaaaagtctatatctctatttattcatattttctttcttttttaaaagttCTTTTTTAAcagtctatttctctattcatttttttctttcttttttaaagcttatttctctattaatttctatctttcctttttaaaagtctatttctctattttttctttcgtttttaaaaGCATTtccctattcattttctttctttctttaaaaaaaaatctatttctctattaatttttcttttctttctttcctttttataagcctatttctctattttttctttcctttttaaaaatattcccctatccattttctttcttccttttaaaaaaaatctatctctctaccaatctttcttttcttttctctccttttctcacaggTCACCCAGTCGACATCATGGCCCAGGCATTTAGCGTCCCCGTCTTGAAGAAGACCCTCGAGCAGATTGACCTCGACTTCACCATCCAGGTCAGCGACGTGGCCCTTCTGCTGGCCAAGGACAGGGAGGCCAACCAGAAGGCTCGAGCTGCATCCGGGAAGGCCATGGACTGGACCTCGTACCATCGCTATGATGAGGTAGGGATAGGAGACTGAGTAGGGTATAAGGATAGGAGACTGAATAGGGTATAAGGATAGGAGACTGAATAGGGTATAAGGATAGGAGACTGAATAGGGTATAAGGATAGGAGACTGAGTAGGGTATAAGGATAGGAGACTGAATAGGGTATAAGGATAGGAGACTGAGTAGGGTATAAGGATAGGAGACTGAATAGGGTATAAGGATAGGAGACTGAGTAGGGTATAAGGATAGGAGACTGAGTAGGGTATAAGGATAGAAGACTTAATTGGATATAAGGATAGAGAAATtgggtacaaagagagagaactagataggGTATAAGGATAGGAGACTGAATAGGGTATAAGGATAGAAGACTGAGTAGGGTATAAGGATAGGAGACTGAATAGGGTATAAGGATAGAAGACTAAGTAAGGTATAAGGATAGGAGACTGAATAGGGTATAAGGATAGAGAACTAAATCGGGTATAAGGATAGAGAACTCAATAGGATATAAGGATAGAGAAATTGGGTACAAAGATAGAGAACTAGATAGGGTATAAGAATAGAAGACTAAGTAGGGTATAAGGATAGAGAACTAAATAGGGTATAAGGATAGAGGACTTAATAGGTATAAGGATAGAAGACTGAATAGGGTATAAGGATAGAGAACTAAATAGGAGATAAGGATAGAGAAATAGGTATAAGGATAGAGAACTAAATAGGGTATAAGGATAGAGAAATAGGGTATAAGGATAGAAGACTAAAAAGGGTATAAGGATAGAGAAATAGGGTATAAGGATAGAAGACTAAATAGGGTATAAGGATAGAGAACTAAATAGGGTATAAGGATAGAAGACTAAATAGGGTATAAGGATAGAGAACTAAATAGGGTATAAGGATAGAAGACTAAATAGGGTATAAGGATAGAGAACTAAATAGGGTATAAAGATAGAAGACTAAAAAGGGTATAAGGATAGAGAAATTTGGTATAAGGATAGAAGACTAAATAGGGTATAAGGATAGAGAAATAAGGTATAAGGATAGAAGACTAAATGGGGTATAAGGATAGAAGACTAAACAGGGTATAAGGATAGAGAATTAAATCGGGTATAAGGATAGAGAACTAAATAGGGTATAAGGATAGAAGACTAAATAGGGTATAAGGATAGAGAAATAGGGTATAAGGATAGAAGACTAAAAAGGGTATAAGGATAGAGAACTAAATAGGATATAAGGATAGGAGACTAAATAGAAATATAAGGATAGAAGACTAAATAGGGTATAAGGATAGAGAACTAAATAGGGCATAAGGATAGAAGACTAAATAGGATACTCAAACGCGCTGCCAATCCTTAACCCAAAACcaaaactccctcccccctccccctccctacccccacccaccccctcacccctacccctccccttccctcaccccccacccacctccccttccctcaccccccacccacctccccttccctcacccctaccccccacccaccccctcacccctaccaccctccctcacccctccccttccctcacccctccccttccctcacccctccctccctccctcacccctccttccctcacccctacccctccctccctccctcccccttccctcctccctcacccctccccttccctcccccttccctccttccctcacccctccccttccctcacccttccctcacccctaccccccacccacctcccctccctaccccctaccccctcaccgcAGATCATGGCCTGGCTGGACGAACTGGCGTCCACGTACCCCAGTCTGTGCTCCGTGAAGGAAGTGGGCACAACCTATGAGGGAAGGACCATGAAAATGCTGACGCTCAACAAGGGAGGAACCGACAAGCCCGGGATCTTCATCgatggaggtgagagaagggagaaggaaggaaggagataggaggagagagagagagagtgaggggggggggtagagagagagggagggaggagggagggagagagagagagggagagggagggggagagagggggggaggagataggaggagaaagagagagaaggagggggggggaggaagagagagagagaaatagagagtgcgaaagagagagagaaggagagggagagagagagagtgagagagggggggggagagggaggaagagagtgagtgagagagagatagagagactgagagagagagagagagaaagagagagaaagagagagtaatgcgaagaagagaggaaatgggattgtatattttcaaaaaagaaaaagaagaatcttTGATAAACATCTTGCAATTGGCTGAAATGTTTCTCTATGGTATTACTCATGTCACAGTGAAAAGTCATCTCaaaacattattgttactatcattacgtttcattatttcattattactattgacaccattattattttcataattgtcaaccattatcattatatgattatcattactattattatcatcgttgttattggtatcatatcatcattcctgccatcatcatcatcgtcattatcattataacgattatcaCGATTGCTGGTGCAGTATTATGATccttacagtaataataaaatggacacaatgttataatcatcattagcatcatcattcttatcgcaATCCCCACCATGACGAAACGAGTACAGAatcctcccgttttttttttcccttcgtccttcgtccttttcattttcctgttctttcccttcgtctttttcattttcattttcatttctttcccttcgtccttttcattttcattttcatttctttcccttcgtccttttcattttcattttcctttctttcccttcgtccttttcattttcctttctttcccttcgtccttttcattttctttttcctttctttcccttcgtccttttcattttcattttcctttctttcccttcgtccttttccttttcctttctttcccttcgtccttttcattttcattttcctgttctttcccttcgtccttttcattttcattttcctttcttccccgcaTCCGCCAGGCATCCACGCCCGCGAGTGGATTTCTCCCGCCACCGTCACCTTTCCTTtcgtcctttccttttcctttctttcccttcgtccttttcattttcattttccattctttcccttcgtccttttccttttcctttctttcccttcgtccttttcatttacctttcttcccctcatccgCCAGGCATCCACGCCCGCGAGTGGATTTCTCCCGCCACCGTCACCTttcccttcgtccttttccttttccattctttcccttcgtccttttccttttcctttctttcccttcgtccttttcatttacctttcttcccctcatccgCCAGGCATCCACGCCCGCGAGTGGATTTCTCCCGCCACCGTCACCTttcccttcgtccttttccttttccattctttcccttcgtccttttccttttcctttctttcccttcgtccttttcatttacctttcttccccctcatccGCCAGGCATCCACGCCCGCGAGTGGATTTCTCCCGCCACCGTCACCTACATGCTGAACGAGCTGGTCACCAACAGCGACACCTACGACGACATCTTGTCCGCCGTGAACTTCTACGTTATGCCTTCCATTAACCCCGACGGCTACGAGTACTGCCACACCGACGTAAGCTTAGGCCTGCCTGTTGTTtttcggtggggggtggggagggggagaggggtgaagggggagggggaggtcagtaGCGACTCGGGGAGGTGTCGTGTGtggtgtctgatttttttttttttttttttttttttttttttttttttttttttacgcgcgTGGGGTTTattctgatgacgtcacagaagttgataataataatgattttaataatgattttaattatcttaattaagtaaaaataatgattttaatggttataatattcattgaacaatcatcaaaacagacgccatgacacctcctccagttgctactgatctaaccttcccCTTGTTTATGGCGCGCTGTTTTATggtgaaaataattaataaagataGAACGAGATAAAAAGGTCAATAAATAGATGAGTAGACGAtaaaatagatgcatagatatatggatgaaaatgattaataaaaatacgAGGAGTATTTGACAAATTGAttcaaaactaaacaaaaatcaGATTTTACGataatgtttttattctttaattttgaaTAGGTATTAATAAGTGTTATTTATGTATGAACacgtatataaacgcacacatacacacagaaaaacccatgtacacacataaaaaaacatacacacccagactccaaaacacacacacaaccagacaccaaacacaaaaatatatacacaaaaaaacacacatccagtctaaaaaatacacacacacccagacaccaaacacaaaaataatctccattttctccttttctctaaagataacaaaaaaaaataaaaaaaataaataaatctctcttcttcctatcacACTCCCTTCCTAACGCACATCCTGACCCCAAACGCCAAAATAAcaacctcccttttctccctttctataaagataacaaaaatcaaGATAAATCATCTTTTCTCTCCTACAACAGGATAGGTTGTGGCGTAAGACTCGCTCTGACAACGGTTCTCCTTTCGGTTGTAAGGGAGCCGATCCCAACAGGAACTGGGGACACCACTGGAACGGTTGGTACAATTTGGGATTCTCATTTTCGTTTGGTATTATGTGTggtataattggtattattattatttaatattcatttttatcatctttattattatggttgtaagCTAGACTCGATAAttggtatcattgctattattattattattcgatattcatttttatcgttattgttattatggttgttaagCTAG
It contains:
- the LOC113802097 gene encoding carboxypeptidase B; amino-acid sequence: MRFLVVLACLVLAALARPSTHDYLHGAQVLRVNPQTADQVHYLQGLLKTDLYDFWTEPHGTGHPVDIMAQAFSVPVLKKTLEQIDLDFTIQVSDVALLLAKDREANQKARAASGKAMDWTSYHRYDEIMAWLDELASTYPSLCSVKEVGTTYEGRTMKMLTLNKGGTDKPGIFIDGGIHAREWISPATVTYMLNELVTNSDTYDDILSAVNFYVMPSINPDGYEYCHTDDRLWRKTRSDNGSPFGCKGADPNRNWGHHWNENGASDNPCSDIYAGPEAFSEIEMKNVRNQILDQTNLVVYLTFHSYSQLWLYPWGYTSALPEDWQDLDDLAQSAVNALTAVHGTIYDIGSSTNVLYAAAGGSDDWAKGEGNVKYSYTVELRDTGNYGFVLPPDQIIPTGEETFEALKVVANFVKDNYRTP